In Vidua chalybeata isolate OUT-0048 chromosome 5, bVidCha1 merged haplotype, whole genome shotgun sequence, one genomic interval encodes:
- the NR2C1 gene encoding nuclear receptor subfamily 2 group C member 1 isoform X3, with product MATIEELAHQIFEQQMGEVTHSQEGGTQTLMDGTPQRIQIVPGDSGLSLSQRIQILTDNSPSEQGLNKVFDLCVVCGDKASGRHYGAVTCEGCKGFFKRSIRKNLVYSCRGTKDCVINKHHRNRCQYCRLQRCIAFGMKQDSVQCERKPIEVSREKSSNCAASTEKIYIRKDLRSPLAATPTFVTDNETARSTGLLESGMFVNIHPSAIKSEPTVLMTPDKVEACQGDLSTLANVVTSLANLSKCKDTSQSNTELSMIENLSNGDASLPELKQEEQTSSDVTRAFDTLAKALNPGESPACQNSESIDTSAQLLGGETSMNIVEIEGPLLSDAHVAFRLTMPSPMPDYLNVHYICESASRLLFLSMHWARSIPSFQALGQDNSISLVKACWNELFTLGLAQCSQVMNVATILAAFVNHLQGSLQQDKLPTDRGRLVMEHVFKLQEFCNSMVKLCLDGYEYAYLKAIVLFSPDHPGLENVVQIEKFQEKAYMEFQDYVTKAYPDDTYRLSRLLLRLPALRLMSAAITEELFFAGLIGNVQIDSIIPYILRMETADYNSQIIGHGV from the exons attttaacgGACAACTCCCCCAGTGAACAGGGCCTAAATAAAGTGTTTGATCTGTGTGTTGTGTGTGGAGACAAAGCATCag GGCGTCATTATGGAGCAGTAACCTGTGAGGGATGCAAAGGATTCTTTAAAAGGAGCATACGGAAGAATTTAGTTTATTCCTGCCGAGGAACGAAAGACTGCGTCATTAACAAACACCACCGGAATCGCTGCCAGTATTGTAGGCTGCAGAGATGCATCGCCTTCGGGATGAAACAAGATT CTGTACAGTGTGAGAGGAAACCTATTGAAGTGTCAAGAGAAAAATCTTCGAACTGTGCAGCTTCTACAGAAAAGATCTACATTCGGAAAGATCTTCGTAGTCCATTAGCTGCAACCCCAACTTTTGTAACAGACAATGAAACAGCAAG GTCAACGGGTTTGCTGGAATCAGGAATGTTTGTTAACATTCATCCGTCTGCAATAAAAAGTGAGCCTACTGTGCTGATGACTCCAGATAAG GTGGAAGCATGTCAAGGAGATTTAAGTACACTGGCAAATGTGGTGACTTCATTAGCAAATCTCAGTAAATGCAAAGACACGTCACAAAGCAATACAGAGCTATCCATGATCGAAAATTTGAGCAATGGAGATGCATCATTACCTGAACTCAAGCAAGAAGAACAAACTAGTAGTGATGTTACAAG GGCATTTGATACTCTTGCAAAAGCATTAAATCCAGGAGAGAGCCCAGCATGCCAGAACTCTGAAAGTATTGACACCAGTGCACAGCTGCTTGGTGGAGAAACAAGCATGAACATTGTTGAAATAGAGGGGCCACTACTCAGTGATGCTCATGTAGCATTTAGG ctcACCATGCCTTCTCCTATGCCTGATTATCTTAACGTTCACTATATCTGTGAGTCTGCCTCCAGGCTGCTTTTCTTATCCATGCACTGGGCACGTTCCATTCCATCTTTCCAAGCTTTGGG ACAGGATAACAGCATATCATTAGTAAAAGCCTGCTGGAATGAACTTTTTACGCTTGGTCTAGCACAGTGCTCACAAGTTATGAATGTGGCAACGATCTTAGCTGCTTTTGTTAATCACCTTCAAGGCAGTTTACAACAAG ATAAGCTGCCAACAGATAGAGGAAGACTAGTAATGGAGCATGTCTTCAAATTGCAAGAGTTTTGTAACAGCATGGTTAAACTGTGTCTAGATGGATATGAATATGCATATTTGAAAGCAATCGTCCTCTTCAGTCCTG atcacCCAGGTCTAGAAAATGTGGTACAGATTGagaaatttcaagaaaaagctTACATGGAGTTCCAAGACTATGTAACAAAGGCGTATCCGGATGATACTTACAG actATCTAGACTTCTTCTCCGATTGCCTGCTCTTAGGCTGATGAGTGCTGCCATCACTGAAGAGCTGTTCTTCGCAGGACTAATTGGCAATGTTCAGATTGACAGCATCATCCCGTACATTCTGCGAATGGAGACAGCAGACTACAACTCTCAGATCATAGGTCATGGTGTGTAA
- the NDUFA12 gene encoding NADH dehydrogenase [ubiquinone] 1 alpha subcomplex subunit 12 — MAEYVQVLKRALKHIGGHGGARGAILQLLRVNDLKTGNLIGIDKYGNKYYEDKRNFFGRHRWVVYTDEMNGKNTFWEVDGSMVPPEWHRWLHSMTDDPPTTHPPVARKFIWENHKFNVSGTPEQYVPYSTTRKKIHEWIPPKTASK; from the exons ATGGCGGAGTACGTGCAGGTGCTGAAGCGGGCGCTGAAGCACATCGGCGGCCACGGCGGCGCCCGCGGCgccatcctgcagctgctcag GGTCAATGATTTGAAGACTGGTAATCTGATAGGAATTGACAAATATGGAAACAAATACTATGAAGACAAAAGAAACTTCTTTG GTCGGCACAGATGGGTTGTATATACTGATGAAATGAATGGCAAAAATACCTTTTGGGAAGTTGATGGAAGCATGGTGCCCCCTGAATG GCATCGCTGGCTGCACTCAATGACGGATGACCCTCCAACTACTCATCCACCAGTTGCTCGTAAATTTATCTGGGAGAACCATAAATTCAATGTGAGTGGCACTCCTGAGCAGTATGTGCCTTACTCTACTACTCGCAAGAAGATACACGAGTGGATCCCACCTAAAACAGCCAGCAAatga